A genomic region of Vitreoscilla filiformis contains the following coding sequences:
- a CDS encoding cell division protein ZapA, which translates to MECELLGQSYTLACPPGCEPMLRLAVQTVEDELTAIRDAGKIKTRERMAILAALNVAFRLAEQLVAPPPSPEELLEGQQTDRAMIDLMIQQIDAALPPANWPTDIPPPPPPPEPDVRSGPPADVPILTTPWMPPT; encoded by the coding sequence ATGGAATGTGAACTGCTGGGCCAAAGTTACACCCTGGCCTGCCCCCCCGGCTGCGAGCCCATGTTGCGTCTGGCGGTGCAAACCGTCGAGGACGAGCTGACCGCCATCCGCGACGCCGGCAAGATCAAAACCCGCGAACGCATGGCGATTTTAGCGGCGCTCAATGTAGCCTTCCGGTTGGCTGAGCAGTTGGTGGCCCCACCGCCCTCGCCCGAGGAACTGCTCGAAGGCCAGCAAACCGACCGCGCCATGATCGACCTGATGATTCAACAGATCGACGCCGCGTTGCCCCCCGCGAACTGGCCAACCGACATCCCCCCCCCACCGCCGCCACCGGAGCCCGATGTGCGCAGCGGCCCCCCAGCCGATGTTCCCATCTTGACCACTCCGTGGATGCCTCCAACCTGA